The following are encoded in a window of Psilocybe cubensis strain MGC-MH-2018 chromosome 4, whole genome shotgun sequence genomic DNA:
- a CDS encoding 40S ribosomal protein S12, which produces MSDAGDDIPVEVAAEVEVSTEAPKGKLSVEDALQQVLKNALVHDGLARGLRECAKALDKRQAHLCVLVETCTEAEYIKLIEALCAEHKINLIKVGDAKVLGTWAGLCKIDREGNPRKVVGCSCVVVKEYGVESEGLHVLLDYFKNR; this is translated from the exons ATGTCTGACGCTGGAGATGACATTCCTGTCGAGGTCGCCGCTGAGGTCGAGGTTTCCACCGAGGCCCCCAAAGGCAAACTTTCTGTTGAGGATGCCCTTCAA CAAGTTCTGAAGAACGCTCTCGTCCACGACGGTCTCGCTCGTGGCCTCCGCGAGTGCGCTAAAGCTCTTGACAAGCGCCAGGCCCATCTCTGCGTGCTCGTTGAGACTTGCACCGAAGCCGAGTACATCAAGCTCATTGAGGCTCTCTGCGCTGAGCACAAGATCAACCTCATCAAGGTCGGAGATGCTAAAGTCCTCGGTACCTGGGCTGGTCTCTGCAAGATTGACCGTGAAGGCAACCCAAGAAAGGTCGTCGGATGCAGCTGTGTTGTCGTTAAGGAGTACGGTGTTGAGTCTGAGGGCCTCCACGTTCTCC
- a CDS encoding WD repeat-containing protein SL1-17, with the protein MSLAFLHAHDCTEPHSDAVWGVAWTANDTAISVSADGSVKQWSSAVGQPHPPNASFPPPHTLAQVSLSVSRDGRRALYNSIEGLTSLWNLENGEVVGTFESFTRVNEDSEPSWSVSLHPSSDTYASTGGSGNVHIHSAKPENFGQRISTLSSGRNKFGMFCAYSPDGQRVAMSSESGQIYIFDVESGNLSFTFTSHAMSVRSLAWSPDSNLLLSASEDKRLLLHDVRTAPGGAVASFSGHSSWVLSTDISPDGRLGLSGSADKTIKVWDIGARAAVSTIQDTGEVWSVSWRPKPAAVGSPGAFVSGGEDGVVRWWRGAGSSTS; encoded by the exons atg AGTTTAGCATTTCTCCACGCGCATGACTGCACAGAAC CCCATTCTGACGCTGTTTGGGGGGTTGCATGGACTGCTAATGATACAGCTATCTCCGTCTCTGCCGATGGCTCCGTGAAGCAGTGGTCATCAGCTGTTGGACAACCCCATCCTCCCAATGCATCATTCCCTCCACCGCATACACTGGCTCAAGTTTCTTTATCGGTTTCCAGAGATGGAAGAAGGGCCCTCTATAACAGTATAGAGGGTTTGACTAGCCTGTGGAATCTAGAAAATGGGGAAGTAGTAGGGACATTTGAGAGTTTTACCAGAGTGAATGAGGATTCTGAACCAT CTTGGTCAGTTTCCCTTCATCCCAGCAGTGACACGTATGCTTCTACTGGAGGATCCGGCAATGTTCACATTCACTCAGCTAAACCCGAGAACTTTGGGCAACGCATCTCAACTCTATCGTCTGGAAGGAACAAATTTGGAATGTTCTGCGCTTAT AGTCCAGATGGTCAACGCGTTGCCATGTCCTCTGAATCAGGACAAATCTACATTTTCGACGTTGAATCTGGCAATTTATCGTTTACATTCACTTCTCATGCAATGTCCGTTCGCTCCTTAGCTTGGTCTCCCGACTCCAAC CTCCTCCTGAGTGCTTCTGAGGATAAGCGTCTCCTTTTGCACGATGTTCGCACTGCGCCTGGAGGAGCAGTGGCCTCCTTTTCGGGACATTCATCATGGGTTCTCAGCACTGATATTTCTCCTGACGGCCGTCTAGGACTATCTGG ATCCGCAGATAAAACTATTAAGGTTTGGGATATTGGCGCACGGGCAGCGGTCTCAACAATCCAAGACACTGGGGAAGTTTGGTCTGTGTCATGGCGCCCAAAACCTGCAGCTGTTGGTAGCCCAGGAGCGTTCGTCAGTGGAGGGGAGGACGGCGTGGTGAGATGGTGGCGAGGAGCTGGATCTTCCACATCATGA
- a CDS encoding 50S ribosomal protein L13: MSQAVGNTALAYARVWHHVDASDRVLGKLAERIALVLMGKHKPIYDPSVDCGDYVVVTNSKKVKVTGRKSEQLLFRKHSMYPGGLKETPYKDMMEIHPDEIIRQAVSGMLPKNKLRERRLERLKIFPAHRMGIIGGNIMRSWDDGTLPPDFNPSTPTTSETLKLLGNQSEKFKSSP, translated from the exons ATGTCTCAAGCAGTTGGCAAT ACCGCTCTTGCCTATGCCAGAGTATGGCACCATGTCGATGCAAGTGACCGTGTTTTGGGTAAACTCGCTGAAAGAATTGCGTTGGTACTAATGGGCAAGCACAAGCCCATCTACGACCCTAGTG TGGACTGCGGAGACTATGTGGTTGTTACAAACTCCAAAAAGGTTAAGGTTACAGGAAGGAAGTCAGAGCAGCTGCTCTTCCGAAAACATTCGATGTACCCCGGTGGATTGAAAGAGACGCCGTATAAGGACATGATGGAAATTCACCCCGATGAG ATCATCCGCCAGGCCGTATCAGGCATGTTACCCAAGAACAAGCTACGTGAACGCCGCCTGGAGCGCCTCAAGATCTTCCCAGCGCATCGCATGGGAATCATCGGCGGGAACATCATGCGTAGTTGGGATGACGGCACTCTACCTCCAGATTTCAACCCATCAACGCCTACCACTTCGGAGACACTCAAATTGCTCGGAAATCAATCTGAAAAGTTCAAATCGTCTCCATGA